The following are encoded together in the Drosophila sechellia strain sech25 chromosome 3R, ASM438219v1, whole genome shotgun sequence genome:
- the LOC6607581 gene encoding E3 ubiquitin-protein ligase rnf146 produces MTSYPCIFCLDEQRYPHHISCGHSFCAACFKEYLELGRDSRCPLCRRDFRADIQPPPSNNSAEELESFSGTEMDTLVLTLSEQECWFFEQLYRDVELTSRRD; encoded by the coding sequence ATGACTTCTTACCCGTGCATTTTCTGTTTAGATGAGCAGAGGTATCCGCACCACATATCCTGCGGTCATTCCTTCTGCGCGGCGTGCTTCAAGGAGTATTTGGAGCTGGGTCGGGATTCACGCTGTCCCCTCTGCAGACGCGACTTCAGAGCGGACATCCAGCCTCCTCCGTCCAATAATTCTGCAGAGGAACTCGAGTCCTTTTCCGGGACTGAAATGGACACGCTTGTGCTGACCCTTTCAGAACAGGAGTGCTGGTTCTTTGAACAGCTCTACAGGGATGTGGAACTGACGAGCAGGCGGGACTAG
- the LOC6607583 gene encoding serine/threonine-protein kinase GG21441, with amino-acid sequence MSDQSTCSASRGVGPPLHKKALRVCFLRNGDRHFKGVNMVVSQARFKDISALLQEVTDSLKRHVVLRSAIANFRRTDGSDLRSLSCFSETDIVICCCKNEEIVSVNYSINKDFQRMVDSCQRWRQRRSDTGTLECMKSLDLPEAIQLYIESHIEPVVQNTRTLIYRGKTRASQTKCIVKMVNKQTQSNDCGDTYMEAEVLRQLQSHPNIIELMYTVEDERYMYLVLEYLDCDMQEVIQELGILSEACARSVMRCTVSALAHMHQLQVIHRDIKPENLRVCFSSGQWNFKMVKVANFGLATHYRGSKLNVRCGTPCYMAPEMIAMLGYDYQVDSWSLGVTLFYMLCGKMPFASACENEKVYAAIMSGGPTYPKDVKSVMSPEATQLIDGLLVSDPSYRVPIADLGQYQFLAL; translated from the coding sequence ATGTCAGACCAATCCACTTGTTCTGCCTCCAGGGGGGTAGGTCCTCCACTACACAAAAAAGCGCTGCGGGTGTGCTTCCTGCGGAACGGAGATAGACACTTTAAGGGCGTTAACATGGTCGTCTCTCAAGCCCGTTTTAAGGACATTTCGGCTCTGCTACAAGAAGTCACCGACTCTTTAAAACGCCATGTGGTTTTGCGATCAGCAATCGCTAATTTCCGCCGGACTGACGGATCGGATTTAAGATCGCTGAGTTGTTTCAGCGAAACCGACATTGTGATTTGCTGCTGTAAGAATGAAGAAATAGTTAGTGTCAATTACAGCATCAACAAGGACTTCCAGCGAATGGTGGATTCTTGTCAACGTTGGCGCCAACGTCGGTCTGACACTGGAACCTTGGAGTGCATGAAGTCTCTCGACCTGCCCGAAGCCATTCAGCTTTACATTGAGAGCCATATAGAGCCCGTGGTGCAAAACACAAGGACGCTGATATATCGCGGGAAAACCAGGGCCAGCCAGACCAAGTGCATCGTGAAGATGGTGAACAAGCAGACCCAGAGCAACGACTGCGGAGATACCTATATGGAGGCGGAGGTGCTGCGGCAGCTTCAGTCGCATCCAAACATAATCGAGCTGATGTACACGGTTGAGGATGAGCGCTATATGTACTTGGTTTTAGAGTACCTGGACTGTGACATGCAGGAAGTGATTCAGGAGCTCGGTATCTTGTCGGAGGCATGTGCCAGATCGGTGATGAGATGCACGGTATCGGCACTGGCGCATATGCACCAACTTCAGGTGATTCATCGGGACATCAAGCCGGAGAATCTGCGGGTCTGCTTTTCATCCGGCCAGTGGAACTTTAAAATGGTCAAAGTGGCGAACTTTGGCTTGGCCACTCACTATCGTGGAAGCAAGTTGAACGTCCGTTGCGGCACTCCTTGCTACATGGCACCCGAGATGATCGCAATGTTGGGATACGATTATCAGGTTGACTCCTGGTCGCTGGGAGTTACTCTGTTTTATATGCTATGCGGTAAAATGCCCTTTGCTAGTGCCTGTGAAAATGAGAAGGTCTATGCAGCGATCATGAGTGGTGGACCAACGTATCCCAAGGACGTGAAAAGTGTCATGAGTCCGGAGGCCACCCAGTTGATCGACGGACTGCTGGTGAGCGACCCCAGCTATCGTGTCCCCATCGCTGATCTCGGCCAGTATCAGTTCTTGGCCCTATAG
- the LOC6607582 gene encoding G protein-activated inward rectifier potassium channel 3, which produces MQVPLSDVQVLQDPADAETLVGGDKDETFAHMKEWKRQYMRGISHTPSQAGVYYEALKGSSHSLAKGSRNFRPGSMRRVRRRAVFKNGDCNVVQKHLQRRRVRFLQDMYTTMVDWQWRWTLLAFALSFILSWLFFALIWWLIIYTHGDLEEPHLPENQEESGWAPCVSAIDGFTSCFLFSIETQHTIGYGVRTTSPECPEAIFMMCFQSIYGVMSSAFMAGIVFAKMTRAKQRAQTLLFSKHAVICQRDGTLSLMFRVGDMRKSHIIGAGVRAQLIRTKSTKEGEVMTQYFTELEIGTDDSGSDLFFIWPMVIEHKIDENSPLYNLNATDMLQDKFEIVVILEGTVESTGQSTQARSSYINTEILWGHRFDPVVLYNKDLQAYEIDYGRFNETTQVDTPLCSARELNEIYKIQEGFRTPASPSTESRCSCSSGYQTPGRQSRLRWQLPVPF; this is translated from the exons ATGCAGGTTCCGCTCAGCGATGTCCAGGTGCTGCAGGATCCCGCCGATGCGGAAACCCTTGTCGGCGGCGACAAGGATGAGACCTTTGCCCACATGAAGGAGTGGAAGCGCCAGTACATGCGGGGCATCTCGCACACGCCCTCGCAGGCAGGAGTCTACTACGAGGCCTTGAAGGGATCGAGTCACTCGCTGGCCAAAGG ATCTCGCAATTTCCGGCCTGGCAGCATGAGACGTGTTCGCCGACGAGCGGTCTTCAAAAATGGTGACTGCAATGTGGTGCAGAAGCACCTGCAAAGACGCCGAGTTCGATTCCTGCAGGACATGTACACCACCATGGTGGACTGGCAGTGGCGGTGGACTCTCTTGGCCTTCGCACTCAGCTTCATCCTGTCGTGGCTCTTCTTTGCGCTCATCTGGTGGCTGATTATCTACACACACGGAGACTTGGAGGAGCCTCACTTGCCAGAAAACCAAG AGGAATCTGGTTGGGCGCCTTGTGTTTCGGCCATCGATGGCTTTACTTCCTGCTTCCTGTTCTCCATTGAAACGCAGCATACTATTGGCTACGGAGTGCGCACTACCTCGCCCGAATGTCCTGAGGCCATCTTCATGATGTGCTTCCAGTCCATATACGGCGTGATGTCTTCTGCATTTATGGCCGGAATAGTGTTTGCCAAAATGACAAGGGCCAAACAGCGGGCACAGACTTTGTTGTTCTCCAAACACGCCGTAATTTGCCAACGTGATGGCACCCTTTCGCTGATGTTCCGTGTGGGTGACATGCGAAAGTCACACATCATTGGAGCCGGAGTGAGGGCTCAGTTGATCAGGACAAAGAGCACCAAGGAGGGTGAGGTGATGACACAGTACTTCACAGAACTGGAGATCGGTACTGATGACTCCGGCTCTGATTTGTTCTTCATCTGGCCCATGGTCATCGAGCACAAGATCGACGAGAACTCACCGCTCTATAATCTCAATGCCACTGATATGCTGCAGGATAAGTTCGAAATCGTTGTGATCCTGGAGGGCACCGTGGAGTCCACTGGACAGAGCACTCAAGCCAGATCCAGCTATATTAACACTGAGATCCTTTGGGGACATCGTTTCGATCCAGTGGTGCTGTACAACAAGGATCTGCAAGCCTATGAAATCGACTACGGTCGATTTAACGAAACCACTCAGGTGGACACTCCGTTGTGCAGTGCTCGGGAATTGAACGAGATTTACAAGATCCAAGAGGGATTCCGCACACCAG CTTCCCCCTCGACCGAATCGAGGTGCTCCTGCAGTTCCGGCTATCAGACACCTGGAAGGCAAAGCCGCCTGCGCTGGCAGCTCCCGGTGCCCTTTTAA
- the LOC6607579 gene encoding uncharacterized protein LOC6607579, with product MSTAVNSVHSKLVSLISRGQELTSIFFYAPAKEKCHLEDTISSATWGLPLVIWRTDRTVILNGFIGEGLLVLACLPGFHWRALLGSLSSSLKYLRQARILIELMEDRDEFLVSEVLQFCLSQDMINVNAIFDDFPETENLSSFEAYPSFEVVNQTFTPDTQVSDLYPNKMLNLRGGVIRTMPDYSEPNTILYQDKEGNKQILGYLWDLLEAYAHKHNAQLQVVNKYADDRPLNFIELLDAAQSGIIDVGASIQPMSMGSLSRMHEMSYPVNQASWCTMLPVERQLHVSELLTRVMPYPTLILLLLVWIFYEVLRGRWRRHPRLQSSGWLVLATLVSSNYVGRLLNLFADPPSLPPVNSLSALMESPVRIISIRSEYSSIEFTQRTKYSAAFHLALQASILIGLRNAFNTSYGYTITSEKWKIYEEQQKRSSKPVFRYSKDLCFYEMIPFGLVIPENSPHRAPLHSYTLLLREAGLHDFWVNRGFSYMVKAGKINFTNVVERYQTKTLTITDLRNVFIIYVSVLLISLVLFTCELFVSWVNYWLGF from the coding sequence ATGTCTACCGCCGTTAATAGCGTTCACTCCAAGCTCGTGTCGCTAATAAGCCGTGGTCAAGAGCTGACCAGCATTTTCTTCTATGCTCCTGCGAAAGAAAAATGCCACCTCGAAGATACAATTTCATCAGCCACTTGGGGATTGCCCTTGGTGATTTGGCGAACGGATAGAACTGTGATACTGAATGGATTCATCGGTGAGGGACTCTTGGTGCTGGCCTGTCTTCCGGGATTTCATTGGAGAGCTCTGCTAGGCAGCCTATCAAGTAGTTTAAAATACCTTAGACAGGCGAGGATACTCATTGAACTAATGGAGGACAGAGATGAATTTCTAGTCAGTGAAGTGTTGCAGTTTTGCCTCAGTCAGGATATGATTAATGTGAATGCTATTTTTGACGATTTTCCGGAAACTGAAAATCTTTCCAGCTTTGAGGCTTATCCAAGTTTCGAAGTAGTAAACCAAACATTCACACCTGACACACAAGTATCTGACTTGTACCCGAATAAGATGTTGAATCTTCGTGGAGGCGTAATTCGAACAATGCCAGACTACTCGGAGCCAAATACCATTCTTTACCAAGACAAGGAGGGCAATAAGCAGATCCTTGGATATTTGTGGGACTTATTGGAGGCCTATGCTCACAAACACAATGCCCAACTGCAGGTGGTCAATAAGTATGCGGATGATAGGCCTCTCAATTTCATCGAACTCCTAGACGCAGCCCAAAGCGGAATTATAGACGTGGGTGCCAGCATACAGCCAATGTCAATGGGTTCCCTAAGTCGCATGCACGAGATGTCCTATCCGGTTAATCAGGCCAGTTGGTGCACCATGTTGCCGGTGGAAAGGCAGCTCCATGTGTCCGAGTTGCTTACGCGGGTGATGCCATATCCCACACTTATCCTACTACTACTCGTCTGGATTTTCTACGAGGTGCTTCGTGGACGCTGGCGTCGTCATCCCAGGCTCCAAAGTAGTGGCTGGCTGGTGCTGGCCACTTTGGTCAGCTCAAACTATGTAGGAAGACTACTCAATCTATTTGCAGACCCACCATCTCTGCCACCAGTCAACAGTCTATCAGCTTTGATGGAATCGCCTGTGCGCATCATCTCTATAAGATCTGAATACTCGTCCATTGAATTTACGCAGCGCACCAAATACTCGGCTGCATTCCATCTGGCATTGCAGGCATCGATACTAATAGGATTGCGAAATGCCTTTAATACATCCTACGGCTATACTATAACCAGCGAAAAGTGGAAGATTTATGAGGAGCAGCAGAAGCGCAGCTCGAAGCCAGTGTTTCGGTATTCCAAGGACCTGTGCTTCTATGAGATGATACCATTTGGACTGGTCATTCCGGAGAACTCGCCCCATAGAGCTCCATTGCATAGTTACACCCTGCTTCTCAGAGAGGCTGGTCTGCATGATTTCTGGGTGAACAGGGGCTTTTCGTATATGGTTAAGGCGGGTAAGATCAACTTTACAAACGTCGTGGAACGGTATCAGACAAAAACTCTCACTATTACGGATCTGAGAAATGTCTTTATTATTTACGTTTCCGTATTGCTAATTAGCCTAGTTCTGTTTACCTGTGAGCTTTTTGTCAGCTGGGTAAACTACTGGCTGGGCTTTTAA
- the LOC6607580 gene encoding uncharacterized protein LOC6607580, with the protein MLSNISLSSAPELVDLYGLVLKFLVSSETTLFYFNPTGQKCSWETLPRTILSNHPQIIWFREETYPGLYKRHSSNLFVMTCLSSTSYGGQLQLLAESLTRYRSVRVLIEVQDKGGSFLASQILLLCQQYSMLNVVLYFSRWTRSLNVFSYLAFPYFKLLKQRLLGSLRPRIFINQLKDLQGYKIRVQPDLSPPNSFSYRDRHGEYQVGGFLWRIVENFSKSLKGDTQVLYPTWVKAKVSAAEYMIQFTRNGSSDIGVTTTMISFKHEERYRDYSYPIFDISWCTMLPVEKPLSVEILFLHVLSPGSTLLLILAFILCFLIVPQLIKCWGITFRGRLIRMASSIFALVMLCSSSAQLLSLLMSPPLHTRIKSFDDLLTSGLKIFGVSSEFYFLDGGFRAKYASVFHLTENSNELYDKRNYFNTSWAYTITSVKWNVIEAQQRHFGHPVFRYSTDLCFSSETPWGLLIAPESFYREPLQHFNLKINQAGLITHWMTQSFYEMVRAGRMTIKDYSRTNLMKPLRIQDLRKCWLIFAVGLGTSTVVFTIELLLIYTNVFLNSL; encoded by the coding sequence ATGTTGTCCAACATCAGTTTAAGTTCTGCTCCTGAACTGGTCGATTTATACGGCTTGGTTCTGAAGTTTTTGGTGTCCTCGGAGACCACATTGTTTTACTTTAACCCCACTGGACAGAAGTGCAGCTGGGAAACACTTCCGAGGACTATTCTATCCAACCATCCACAGATTATATGGTTTCGCGAAGAAACTTATCCAGGATTGTACAAGCGGCACAGCAGTAACCTGTTTGTAATGACCTGTCTATCCTCGACATCTTATGGTGGTCAGCTCCAGCTTTTGGCCGAGAGTTTGACCAGATACCGGTCGGTAAGGGTACTTATCGAGGTGCAGGATAAAGGAGGCTCCTTTTTGGCCTCTCAAATCCTTTTGCTTTGCCAACAATACAGCATGCTGAATGTGGTACTGTACTTTTCACGTTGGACACGCTCTCTGAATGTCTTCAGTTACCTGGCTTTTCCATATTTTAAGCTCTTGAAACAGCGCTTATTAGGATCATTACGACCCAGAATTTTTATCAACCAGCTTAAGGATCTCCAAGGTTACAAAATAAGGGTTCAACCCGACCTGTCGCCACCCAATTCCTTTTCCTATCGCGATCGACATGGTGAATATCAAGTGGGTGGATTTTTGTGGAGAATTGTAGAGAACTTTTCCAAAAGTTTGAAGGGCGACACACAGGTTCTGTATCCGACATGGGTAAAAGCCAAGGTATCAGCTGCGGAATATATGATCCAGTTTACACGGAATGGAAGTTCGGATATCGGAGTAACTACTACGATGATATCATTTAAGCACGAGGAAAGGTATCGCGACTATAGCTATCCTATTTTTGACATCAGCTGGTGTACCATGTTGCCGGTGGAGAAGCCTTTGAGTGTGGAAATCTTATTTTTGCATGTACTAAGTCCTGGATCAACACTTCTTCTAATCTTGGCTTTTATACTATGCTTCTTAATAGTTCCCCAGCTGATTAAATGTTGGGGTATCACTTTTCGTGGAAGATTAATTCGAATGGCTTCAAGCATATTTGCTTTGGTGATGCTTTGCTCCAGTTCTGCCCAACTGCTCTCTCTTCTAATGTCGCCACCGCTTCACACACGAATCAAAAGCTTTGATGACCTGTTAACCTCTGGCTTGAAGATTTTTGGAGTAAGCAGTGAGTTCTATTTTCTGGATGGTGGCTTTCGGGCAAAGTACGCATCAGTTTTTCACCTAACTGAAAACTCCAATGAGCTTTATGATAAACGAAATTATTTCAATACAAGTTGGGCCTATACCATCACGTCAGTAAAGTGGAATGTGATCGAGGCCCAACAGCGACACTTTGGCCATCCAGTATTCCGATACTCGACGGACTTGTGTTTCAGCTCGGAGACACCCTGGGGCTTGCTGATTGCTCCGGAGTCCTTCTATCGGGAACCGCTTCAGCATTTCAACCTAAAAATTAACCAAGCTGGATTGATTACCCACTGGATGACGCAAAGTTTCTATGAAATGGTGAGGGCTGGACGCATGACCATCAAGGACTACAGCCGAACAAATTTAATGAAACCGCTGCGCATCCAGGACCTTCGCAAGTGCTGGCTCATCTTCGCAGTGGGTCTGGGCACTTCGACCGTCGTATTCACCATCGAATTGCTTCTTATCTACACCAACGTATTTCTCAATAGCTTGTAG
- the LOC6607578 gene encoding uncharacterized protein LOC6607578 has protein sequence MWQQVLLAETSNWSRSDVLQRFWTHLRVEIRFRTMLNYRLESCDCWLDDVLGSDNSTALLWNDQTYPHYLRHRQDTDILAVSCLRFHQYQEVLLALSLMLDQMRSMPVVLQLCGDEDSIQELNSARILLKHSQDLKMPNVVLLSWTFFNSATLYSYEMFPEFNVQKLVYQAYLTLFPYKLGNLKGHPIRTVPDNSEPHTIVRKTLNGSISIDGPVWQFMIEFAKHINATLQLPIELHPKRSFKLVQILDLVRNQTVDIAASLRPYSVNVQRSSTHIYGSPMMVGNWCMMLPTERIIGSHEALTRLMKSPWTWLILLLFYSVHRFLAQKTRLRSSLIHLIKLLINLALICFLQAQLSAYFIGPQKVNHISNMQQIEESGLKIRGMRGEFMEYPIDMRSRYASSFLLHDIFFELAQYRNSFNTSYGYTVTSVKWQLYKEAQRHFRRPLFRYSEEICVQKLSLFSLIQQSNCIYCYRSTIFILRMHEAGLIRMWYRRSYYVMVTAGRFPIGDLSTVHRAQPIRWTEWQYVVLLHGVGLLFSVVVFVIELTVHYANVCLNNL, from the coding sequence ATGTGGCAACAAGTGCTGTTGGCCGAGACCTCTAATTGGTCTCGTTCAGACGTTCTCCAGCGGTTCTGGACACATTTGAGGGTGGAGATACGATTCCGGACAATGCTCAACTATCGATTGGAATCCTGTGATTGCTGGCTTGACGATGTTTTGGGCTCTGATAACTCAACGGCTTTATTGTGGAATGATCAAACATACCCACATTATCTCAGACACCGGCAGGATACCGACATATTGGCAGTGTCCTGCCTGAGGTTTCACCAATACCAGGAAGTACTCCTAGCATTAAGCTTAATGTTGGATCAAATGCGTAGCATGCCCGTGGTATTGCAACTTTGTGGTGACGAAGATTCCATCCAGGAACTAAACTCAGCTCGGATACTATTGAAACACAGTCAAGACTTAAAAATGCCCAATGTTGTGTTGCTCTCGTGGACATTTTTTAACTCTGCAACGTTGTACTCCTACGAAATGTTTCCAGAATTTAACGTTCAAAAACTGGTTTATCAAGCATACCTCACCCTGTTTCCTTATAAGCTGGGAAACCTGAAAGGACATCCAATACGTACAGTACCAGATAATTCGGAGCCCCATACCATTGTGCGAAAAACGTTGAATGGTTCCATTTCCATTGATGGTCCTGTATGGCAATTCATGATTGAGTTCGCCAAACATATTAATGCCACTCTTCAGCTTCCCATAGAGCTGCATCCGAAAAGATCCTTTAAGCTGGTCCAGATCCTTGATTTGGTAAGAAATCAAACCGTGGATATAGCAGCCAGTTTGAGACCCTATAGCGTTAACGTGCAGCGCAGCAGCACGCACATTTATGGCTCCCCGATGATGGTGGGAAATTGGTGTATGATGTTACCGACGGAGAGGATAATAGGCAGCCATGAGGCACTGACTAGATTAATGAAATCTCCGTGGACGTGGTTAATCTTGCTACTTTTCTACAGTGTGCACAGATTTTTGGCCCAAAAAACACGTTTAAGGAGTTCACTCATTCATCTGATAAAACTTCTGATTAACCTGGCGCTTATCTGCTTTCTGCAAGCTCAACTTTCGGCCTATTTTATTGGACCACAGAAGGTGAATCACATATCCAACATGCAACAAATAGAGGAATCGGGTCTGAAAATCAGAGGAATGCGAGGGGAGTTCATGGAGTACCCCATCGATATGAGGAGTCGGTATGCATCCTCCTTTCTCCTGCATGACATTTTCTTTGAATTGGCTCAATATCGTAACAGTTTCAATACGTCATATGGCTATACGGTAACCTCAGTTAAGTGGCAGCTATACAAAGAAGCCCAGCGACATTTCCGGCGACCTTTGTTTCGCTACTCGGAGGAAATTTGTGTCCAGAAGCTGTCACTTTTTTCACTGATCCAGCAAAGCAACTGCATATATTGCTACAGAAGCACAATCTTCATCTTACGAATGCACGAAGCCGGACTCATTCGAATGTGGTATCGGAGATCCTATTACGTAATGGTTACAGCAGGACGCTTTCCGATTGGGGACTTAAGCACAGTTCATCGGGCGCAACCAATTCGTTGGACGGAATGGCAGTATGTGGTATTGCTGCATGGGGTTGGACTTCTATTTTCTGTGGTTGTTTTCGTCATCGAGCTCACTGTTCACTATGCAAATGTTTGCCTAAACAACTTGTAA